The stretch of DNA acaaaataaaaatcttaaacatTATTACTATTGCATATGTATAGgtgagaggacagcttttgggagttggttctctgccaccttgttgaggcaggatctctcatttCCACCATGCTATATACTTATAGCTGGGCAGGCTCTTTAGCTCCCaggtaattctctctctctttttgttttagatttatttattatgtatacctacagaccagaagagggtgccagatctcactacagatgattatgagccaccatgtggttgctgggattgaactcaggacctctggaagaatagtcagtgctcttaaccactgagtcatctctccagccccattcctaGGCAATTCTTGTGTTCACTTCCCTTCTCGACAGATTGACTCCTGGGATTACTGACATGCAACCATACCATCCTTTTTTTACTTGGGTCCTTGGGATTGAAATTAAGTTGTCAGGCCTGAACGGCATTTGGAGCCCATGGAAAGCTTTTTGAATTCTGCCCTCCCCAGTCCTTCCCAGAAATCCCTTTGCCTTGCCCCTGCCTCTCATTGCAGTATAGACTCCCTGGGGTCAGGGAAGGACCTTTGGGGTCCAGCAGAAATGCTTAGATGGGCACTCAGAGTACAGGACAAGCTCTGGGATGGCTGGGTTTGGGGACAAAGATAAGGGCTTGGTCCAGCTCCTCACATCATTTAAAGGGCAAGACAGATGTAATCCCATGCCCATAAAGGCTTTCCCATGGGATCAAATGAAAGTCCTGCAGGAGCAGAGGATTCCTTAGGCATTAATGACTATAGCACCTATTTCTTTGGACCCTTAGACTGTGATGACTGTACTGAAATCACTATGGGGTACCTAAAGAGCCACCATCCGGGGCTACCCAATTGTCTGGCTTGACTGGTCCCATTAGAGCTAAAGCCTGTCCACCATGTTCCTGACAAGCCCCTTCTAATACTTCAGCACTGCCTGCCGATGGCTTTTACACTTTATACTCCCAGCAGGCCCGTCTCTCCTGTGCCCGCCCTATGTGATGTCTACCTCTACTTTTCACTCTCTCCAGAGGACTGTGGATGGAGCCTTTTCCCAGGAAGCTCTACGCTAGCTCACTCTTCTGCAACCATCTGCCCCTTAAACTGCATCCCTGGTCACCACTGGCCTGGTGGGTGCCGAGCCCAGCTGGCATGTGGCATTTCACTCTGGTGCCTACTTCTTGGTTTTCATGATTCTACACTCCTGGATTTCCTCCTGCCTCACAGGTCACTTCAGTGTTCATCCACTGTTCTCTAAATGCCAGTGGAGTTCTCCAGCTTTTGTGTGTTGTCCCAGACTCTCCACTCTCCTTTGATGATGCTGGTCATCATCTGTCTGCAGCCCAGACTGCCCACCCCGATAGTCCAGTCACCCATTGCATCTCTCACAGGCACTTTCCTTTTGGCATGTCCCTCACCAGTGTCATCATTTCTGTAAGAAACATGGAACCCATCTGGCTGTTTAGGCAGCAACTTGGGAAATATTGACTCCATTTCATGTTGTCAATGTCACTACATTGCTCTATGTGTTGCCCATCATGCTGTTATCTGCTATACAGACTGAAACCGCCTTCATCTAGAACCTGTTCTCTACAAGTGTCCAACAGTGACTTCCCCCACATCCCTTCTTGcattggtgctgaggatcaaacccagggccatccACATGCTAAGTACTCTACCACCAGGCTGCACCGTTTAGCCAGagggaggttttttttgttgttgttgttgtttttttcagtttttcgagacagggtttctctgtgaagttttgcgtgtttcctggaactcactttgtagaccaggctggcctcgaactcagagattctcctggctcttcctcccaagtgctgggattaaagattaaaggcgtgcaccaccaccgcccggcgaggttttttttttttttttgagacagggtttctctgtgtagccctggctgtcctcaaagtcacatatatcctcctgcctctgtctcctgaatgtcgggatcaaaggcatatgccaccaccacccttagCCAGGAGGCaattcccctccacccccagactgggtttctctgtgtagctttgcacttttcctggaactcactctgtagcccaggcgggcctcgaaatcacagagatctgcttgcctctgcctcctgagtgctgggattaaaggcatgtgccactactgcccggcagcCTGAGggtgatttttaaaaggaaaaaaatttgatCATGTTTCTTCCCTATTTAAAACTCTTCTGTTGAGCTTCTGCTGAGATGAAATCCAAGCTTCTTAGCATGACTTTTCAGACCCtggctcctcttctctccctccatgaTCCAGTCAGAATGCCACTTTGAATCCTGCAATAGACTGAATGTTGGGAGCCAGAAGCTGGGGATTTATAAGTTGACAAGATGAATGATCCCATTTCTCCCATCTAGAACCATTTTTTCCTGTAGAACTCAGGAACAGGGGATACTAGCTTGAAAACAAGATGCCTCCTACAGGGGATCTAAGAAATACTCCCAAGAGGACAAGGCTGCCTTTGTAATGGCAGTCCTTCAAAAGCTTCTACCTtgagaagagaagcagaaagaacacagaGCAGAGGGAAAGGGCTAATCACATATATTGATCGGAGACTAGGTTAACAGATGAGTCGATAAATTTGGTCCAGGCAGTCCTAGAATGCTGTGTGCCTGAGCTCTGGCCAGAGGGTCAGAGACCAATTTCCTGTATCAGGAAGGAGGCCAGTCCTGGGCCCCATACCCAGGATGCCAGCCAAACACTTTTGGATGGTAGCatcagcctgggctgctgccgGTCCTAGGGTCCCATTCATCAATCTCCATTGGCCTGGGTCTCTGTGCCTGTGCGTGTTCCATGTCCAGAGACACTGGGGCAGGGTGGCCCGGCTTAGAGGAtggtgagggaagggatggagcCCTGGCACCATCCTGGGGAGACTCGGGCAGTGACCACAGCCAGTGTGAGGCAAGGACAACGCCTGGGCTGGTGAGGCCCAGAGAAGTTTTCATGCTCAGAGGATACTGTACTCCTGTAACTTCTCTCCTACGTAAAAGCGGGTGAAGAGGAAGGGGCTCATGTCGATGGTCTTGAACTGGCCCTCCAGTACCACTTCGGCCACAGCTCGACCGATGCCAGGTGCATGCTGCAGTCCACGACCACTGAAGCCCGTAGCAAAGTACATGTTGACAACTAGTGGGTGGGGGCCCACCACGCCATTCTGGTCAAAAGTGTTATAGTCATAATAGCCAGCCCAGGCACTCTGTACCTGCAGATGCAAAAGATGCTGAGGTTTTTGGCAAAGCCAGAGCCATGCTCAACCCACAGCCTTGCTCAGAGATCAGCTGCTAAAGGGGTCATGGGATGGGACCCACACACTCCTTAGTGATTGTTAGGTGGAGGGAACACGAGAGGGAGAGGTCAAAGGAACTAAGATGCCCTAGTATCATCCAACCTGCTTGATTCCCAAACCCACAGGAGCAATTATTCTCTGTTAGTTACCTCCAGAGTCTTAAAAGATGGCACCCTCTGGACCAAATGGGGCCATACTTTGTTCTGGAAGAAATCATGGTCCACTTCCAGATTTGTTGGGTCTGGTTCTTCCTCCTAagtgagaggtagaggcaaggcTTATATACTGCTTGTAATATGAGGGAAAACTCAGATCTGATTCCTATAATCAGTTTCCTCAGTGGATCCCAATTCTAACCTCAATGACAACATAGGGCCCCCAAAAGGCTTCCCTCTTTAATGGCATCTTATCTATGTCTCCTTGCAACTTAATTTACCTCAGTGGGGCTACAGCCACCTAGGTATTTGCTGCCCAATCCTTCCCGTCGAAAATAGACTCCATTGATGTCAGCAACCAACGGTGTCTCCAGACCTGGTCCCTGGGGGCAGTGCCATAAGTGCACATACCTGCCATGATCAGGGGAGTTAAGACATTGCAGAGCTAACACCAACCCTCTGTCCAgactacacacataccacacacatatacaaatgaaCACACCCTAAacttttctatcatttctttctcatcctccttAGTTGCCCTGAGGGTAGCTACCTTTTCCTTGGTTCCACAGGTAGCTTGGTGCCCTGCAGGGTACCAGGCAGTCCCTTCCCAATACCAGCCAGCTCTGCAATTTTCCCAGACCAGGCTCCTGCGGCATTGATCACAACAGCACATTCCACTGGCTGATACTCCAGGCTCATGTCCATTTTTACCTATAGGCAACAGAGGGTAAGAGGAAGGAGGCTGgggtgcgtgtgcgtgcgtgcgtgcgtgtgtgtggtgggggcatGACAGGTGACACAACCTAATGGACTCTTGAGATGTTTATTTCCTCCTAAGCCTAACTTTATCAGtactggtgtggtgatatattgtgtaccctaataaaatttgcctgaagatcagagaacagaacatagatgccaggcagtggtagcacacaccttcaatcctagcactcaggaggcagagatccatctggatctgtgtgagttcaaagccaccctggactatgtgagattgactcaatctaggagaggaaaaagagcaaggcagtggtggcacacacccttaatctcagtatttgggagtcacccacctttaatctcagcatctcatgcctttgctaccagtatttgggaagcacacacacctttaatcccagcactaggaaggaagtgatggctgggcagagaaaggtatataaggcgtgaggagaaaggaactcaagcttttcagctgaggagccTTTTTGGCTGAAGCCCTTTTTCTGCTGGAAGCCTTCCGGctaaggactcagaggattcgtggagttggtgaggtgagacgtggcagtggtttgttcctttgtctctctgatctttcagcatttatcccaatatttggctccaggtttttactgtaagaccatttaggattcatgttGTAACTAGGAAGCAGATAGAAGACCTACATCTGGGCAGATTATCACCCTTCTTGCCCCTCTACTATAGTAAGGAGCACAATGGAGCTTGGGACTCACATGGACTTTGTGAATTCTTCTCATGACTACCTGTTCCCCACTTGAGGTCTCTGCTTGGTTAGATGAAGTGATAAAACCtgcaggaaagaaaataaaaataatccttcCAGGAAAggttagctcagcggtagagcataTTTAGCATGCATAAGACCCTGGATTCTATCCCCAGTGCtcccatcaacacacacacacacacacacacacacacacacacacacacacacacacacagtgggggtttgatgagaatggtccccataggctatatatttacataattagtCCTCAGTTGAtgaacagtttgggaaggattaggaggtgtgactttgttggaggaggtgtgtcaccagggATAGGCATcgaagtttcaaaagtccacagtCGGCCCAGTGTCTATCtatctgtttctttgtctctgtctctgtctctgtctctgtctctctgcatcaggatatagctctcagctacttctccagcaccatgcctgcctgcctgttacCATATTCCCCACCATATTGATAATGAAGCTATAAGCAAGCCcttaattaaattctttcttttataaaagttgccttggtcatggtgtttcttcaaagcaatagaacagtaaataaagacacatgcacacacacacacaaagcccttgaaggaaatgggg from Onychomys torridus chromosome 7, mOncTor1.1, whole genome shotgun sequence encodes:
- the Foxred1 gene encoding FAD-dependent oxidoreductase domain-containing protein 1 isoform X2 is translated as MFRRLLRLGLGPGLPKRGLRTRRGGFTLDWDAKVSEFKKKIECILPGKQSELLYDTSYLPPKQSDVVIVGGGILGLSVAFWLKKLESRRGAIRVLVVEQDHTEYLAVVDAPLVDLQFNPSGCLLLASEKDAATLENNVKMQRQEGAKVCLMSPEQLQNKFPWINIEGVAVASYGMEDEGWFDARSLLQGLRRKVQSMGVSLCQGEVTRFITSSNQAETSSGEQVVMRRIHKVHVKMDMSLEYQPVECAVVINAAGAWSGKIAELAGIGKGLPGTLQGTKLPVEPRKRYVHLWHCPQGPGLETPLVADINGVYFRREGLGSKYLGGCSPTEEEEPDPTNLEVDHDFFQNKVWPHLVQRVPSFKTLEVQSAWAGYYDYNTFDQNGVVGPHPLVVNMYFATGFSGRGLQHAPGIGRAVAEVVLEGQFKTIDMSPFLFTRFYVGEKLQEYSIL